From the genome of Planctomycetota bacterium:
GCCGCAACGTCATTCTCGAGAAGAAAAGCGGCGCCCCCCAGGCCACGAAAGACGGGGTCACCGTCTCCAAGGAAATCGAGCTCGAAGATCCCTTCGAGAACATGGGCGCCAAGGTCGCCAACGCCGCCGCCGACAAGACCAACGACGTCGCCGGCGACGGCACGACGACCTCGGCCGTTCTGGCCGAGGCGATCTACACCGAGGGGCTCAAGGCCCTGGGCGTGGGGGCGAACCCCGCGCATCTCAAGCGCGGGATCGACCGGGCGGTGGAGGCCGCCGTGGAGGAGATCCGCCGGCTGGCGCGGCCCGTGCGCGGCGCCGAGGATTACCGGCACGTGGCCCTGATCGCCTCCCACTACGACGAGTCCGTGGCGGATCTCGTGGCCAAGGCCATGGAGAAGGCCGGCCGGGACGGCGTCATCACGGTGGAGGAATCCAAGGGGTTCGAGACGACCGTGGAGCTCGTCGAGGGCCTCCAGTTCGACAAGGGGTACGTCTCGCCCTACTTCATCAACAAGCCCGACAGCCTCTCGGCGGAGTACGAGGACGTCTATATTCTTCTGACGGACCGCAAGATTTCCAACGTCCGCGAGTTCGTTCCGATCCTGGAGCAGGTGGCGCAGACGGGGCGACCGCTTCTGATCGTGGCCGAGGACGTGGAAGGGGAGGCGCTCGCGGCGCTGGTCGTCAACCGCCTGCGCGGGGTGATCCAGGCCGTGGCGGTGAAGGCGCCGGCGTTCGGCGACCGCCGCAAGGCGATGCTTCAGGACATGGCGATCCTGACGGGCGGGAAGGTGGTTTCCGAGGACCTGGGGATCAAGCTCGAATCACTTCGTCTGCAGGACCTGGGCCGGGCCAAGCGCGTCAAGGTGGAGAAGGAGCGCACGACGATCATCGGCGGCGAGGGCGACAAGAAGGCGATCGAAGCGCGGATCGAGGAGCTGCGTTCGTCCATCCGCAAGACGACGAGCGACTACGACCGGGAGAAGTTCGAGGAGCGGCTGGCCAAGCTGGTCGGCGGCGTGGCGATTCTCAAGGTGGGAGGCGCCACCGAAGCGGAGATGAAGGAGCGCAAGTACCGGGTCGAGGACGCCGTGCACGCGGTGAAGGCGGCCGCCCAGGAGGGCGTGGTGCCGGGCGGCGGGGTGACCCTCGTCCGGGCGGCGCAGGCGATCGAGAAGCTGGCGCTCTCCGGGGACGAGGCGGTCGGGGCGAAGGTCGTGGCCCGGGCGTGCGAGGCGCCGCTGGCGGCCATCGCCGCCAACGCGGGGCACGATCCGTCGTACGTGCTGGCCGAAGTCCGGGAGCGCGGAGGCTCGGCGGGCTTCGACGCGGCGGCGGGCCGGTTCGTGGACATGTTCGAGGCGGGCATCCTGGACGCGGCGAAGGTGACGCGTTCGGCGATCCAGAACGCCGCCAGCGCGGCCTCGATGCTGCTGACCTCGCGGGCCGTGGTCGTCGAGCTCAAGGAGAAGAAGAAAGCGGTCGCGGGCGCGGTGAAGTGACATCGGTGCAGTTCGGCCGGGCCGCGGGACGGGCGCCCCGCCCGCGGTCCGGCGGGGTCGGCGTCCCATGAAGGGCACCCGGGTGGAGGAGCGCAAGGACTATTACGAGCTTCTGGGCGTCGGCCGGAACGCGACCACGGACGAAATCCGGGCGGCGTACCGGAAGCTGGCGCTCAAGTATCATCCGGACCGCAACCCGGGCGACAAGGAGGCCGAAAAGAAGTTCAAGGAGATCTCCGAAGCCTACGACGTCCTTTCCGACGACGAACGCCGCCGTCTCTACGATCAGTACGGGCACGAGGGGCTGCGCGGCCACGCCGTTCGCGACTTTCAGACGGCCAGCTTCCAGGACATCTTCGAGGCGTTCAGCGACATCTTCGGCGAGGAGTCGGTCTTCGGCGACTTCTTCGGGATGGGGCGGGGCCGGCGCGCGGCGCGGCGGGGAGCGAGCCTGCGCGTCGATCTGGAGGTGGAGTTCCACGAGGCGGCCCTCGGGGCGCGGAAGGCCGTCGAGGTCGTCCGCCGGGAGCTGTGCGGGACCTGCCGGGGGACGGGTTCGAAGCCGGGCACGGAGCCGGCGGCGTGCGCGACCTGCGGCGGGCGGGGCATCGTGGCCCGGAACGCCGGCTTCTTCATGCTCCAGCAGACGTGCCCCTCCTGCGGCGGCGAGGGGCGCCGGATCGTTCACCCGTGCGCCGAGTGCCGCGGCCAGGGGACGGTGCGGACCCGGCGGGAGATCGAGATCGAGATCCCCGCGGGGATCGAGGACGGCACGCGGATCCGGCTGGCCGGGCAGGGCGAAGCTTCCCGGGACGGAGGCCCGCCGGGAGACCTGTACGTGGACGTCGCGGTCCGGCCGCATGCGTTCTTCCGGCGCGAGGAGAACGACATTTATTGCGAAGTCCCGATCAGTTTCGCCCAGGCGGCCCTGGGGGCGGAGATCGAGGTCCCGACGCTGACGGGCAAGGCGCCGCTGAAGATTCCGCGGGGAACGCCGAGCGGGACGCTTCTGCGGCTGCGGGGCCTGGGGGTTACCGACGTCCGCGGCCGCGGGCGGGGCGACCAGGTCGTGCGCGTCGTGGTGCACGTGCCCGCCAAGCTCACCCGCCGCCAGGAGGAGCTTCTGCGGGAGTTCGAGCAGATCGAAAAGGAGCAGTCTTCGAAGAAGAATCTCTGGGAGCGGTTCTTCGGGAAGGGCGCTTCGAGTCATGATGAAGGATAGGCAGGAAGGCAACGAGCCGGTCATGATGGAAGAACGGAAACCGGAAGAACCCGGGCCCGAGGGGCCCGCCGGGGCGGCGGAGAAGTCCCGCGAGGGCGGGGATCCCGTTGCGGCCCTGGAGAAGGCCCGCGCGGAGATCGCGGCGCTTCAGGAAAAGGCCGCCAAGGCGGAGGAGTATCTGGACCTGGCGCGCCGCGCCAAGGCGGACTTCGTCAACTATCAGGACCGGGTGCGGCGGGAGCGCCAGGAGTGGACGCGGCAGGCGGTCGAGCAGTTCGTCCGCGAGTTCCTGTCGGCCATGGACGCCTTTCCGCTGGCGCGGTTCGACGATCCCAAGCTCGTGGAGGCGATCCGGGTGATCGAGCGGGAATTCCTGCGGATCCTGGCGAAGTTCGAGGTCGTGCCGATGGAGACCGCGGGCAAGGCGTTCGATCCGCTCTACCATGAGGCGGTGGGCGTTGAGGAGCGCGCGGACGTTCCGGAGGGGACGATTCTCGAGGAGGTCCGGCGGGGCTGGATGATCGGGGATCGGGTGCTTCGTCCGGCTTCCGTCCGGATCGCCCGGAGGCCCCCGCCGCAAAACGGCGCCGCCGAAGGCGAGGCTCCGGCGGGCGAAAGCCGTTGACTCCCCGGGGCGGTTCGGCTATAAACTCCGTTCCTTACCGCTTTACCGGGGAGAATCCATGGCCGCAACGGGCGAAACGCTGGATCTTAAGGAGTTCCTGGCTTCCGACGAGCTGACCCCCGAGCGACTGCACGAGGTGCGCCGGGAGGTTCATTCCCACGTGGACCTGCGCGCGCAGGTGGAAGCCGTCGTGGCGGACTTCGGCGAAGTGGCCAGGAAGCTCGCCAGCGAGAACAAGGCGGAGGTTCGGCGGGGCACGGCGCACTGGCTGATCGGCCGGTCCGAGGACGCGGCGCGGATCCTGAAGCCGTTGCGGGCGAGCAAGGAGCGGTCGTACGTTCTGGGCGTCAGCCTCCTGGAGGCGGGCCGGCCGGTCGAGGCGCTGGAACCCCTGAAGGAGGCGTACGACGCGGACGCGTCGGATCCGTGGATTTCGGGGGCGTATTGCGAGGCCAAGATCCGGGCGGGGCTCCTGGACGAGGCCGAGGCGCACGTGGATCGGCTCGTCAAGAAGGGAGCGGGGGCCCGGGCGTGGTATCTCAAGGGACTCCTGGCCGACGTGCGCGGGTTCCACGAGGAGGCGCAGGAGGCGTACGAGAAGGCGCTGGAAACGGAGCCGGGGCACCCCGAGTCGCTCTTCCGGCTGGCGTACATCCTGGACCTGCGGGGAGAAGACAGCCGGGCGCTGGAGCTTTATGAGCAGTTGCGCAAGCTTCGGCCCATGCACGTGAATACGATGATGAACCTCGGGGTCCTGTATGAGGACCGCGGGGACTACGAGCGGGCGGCGCAGTGCTACCAGTCGGTGCTCGATTACTTCCCGACCCACGCGCGCGCGCAGCTTTACCTCAAGGACGCGCAGGCCTCGATGACCATGTTCTACGACGAGGAGGCGGCGCGCCGCGAGGCCAAGCTCCAGCAGGTCCTGGCGCAGCCGGTGGCGGAGATTTCGTTCTCGCCGCGGGTGCGCAACGCGCTTCAGAAGCTCGGGGTGACCACGCTGGGGGACCTTGTGAACAAGTCGGAGGAGGAGCTTCTGGCGGTGCCGAATTTCGGGCGGACCTCCCTGAGGGAGCTGAAGGAGTTCCTGAGCTCCAAGGGCCTGGGATTGGCGGGCCAGGGCGGACCGGCGGCGGGGGCGGCGCCGTCGGGAATGTCCGCCGCGGAGTCGGCCGAGGGAGCGGCCTCGGACGCCGGCGACGAGGTTCTGGCCAAGAAGCTCGCCGATTTCGAGTGGTCCGGCCGGATCCGGAAGGTGTTCGAAAAGCTGGGCCTGGTGACGGTCGGGGACCTGCTTCAGAAGACGGAAAAGGATCTCCTCAAGAGCAAGAATCTCGGGGTCACGTCGATCAAGGAGATCCGCAAGAAGCTGGGTCAGCTGGGCGTCTCCATGAAGCCGGAGTAACCGGGCCCCATGGGCGAGGCCGAGCGCGCGCTTTTTCAGGTTTTCGCGACGCTGTTCGGCCTGGTTGTCGGGTCCTTCCTCAACGTCTGCATTTTCCGGCTTCCGCGCAACTGCATGTCCGTGGCGGGTCCGCGTTCGCGGTGCCCCCGGTGCCTGCGGACGATTTCGTGGTACGACAACATTCCGGTGCTGAGCTGGCTGGCGCTCCGGGGCCGCTGCCGGTTCTGCCGGGCGCCCATCTCCGTCCGGTACGCCGCCGTCGAGCTTTTGACCGGGGCGCTTTTCGCGTGGGCGGCGGCGCGGCTCCTGTGGGGGCCGCGGGATCCGGGGGCGCGGGAAGCGGCGCTGTTCCTGGTGCACGCGTGGTTCCTGGCCTCGATGATCGTTTGCACGTTCATCGATCTCGATTTCCGGATTCTTCCGGACGAGGTGACGCTGTCCGGGACGGCGATCGGGATCGCGGTTTCGGCGGCCTTCCCGTTTCTGCATGAGCGGGGGCTTCCGGCGGCGATCCCGAATCCGCACCTGGCGGCGCTTGCGGCCTCGACGCTGGGGGCGGGGGTGGGGGCGGGCGTGCTGTGGGGGGTGGGGGTGCTGGGAAAGCTGGTTTTCCGGAAGGAGGCGATGGGCTTCGGGGACGTGAAGTACATGGCGATGATCGGGAGCGTTCTGGGCTGGAAAGGGGTGCTGCTGACGTTCGTTCTGGCGTGTCTTGTCGGATCGATCGTCGGGGTGGGGAAATATCTGGCGGTGCGGCGAATGGGGTATGTGCCGTTCGGGCCGTTTCTTTCGGCGGGGGCGCTCGCGATGCTTCTTGTTCCTGAATGGGTGGACCGGGCGATACGGGCGTACCTGGATCTTCTGCGGGGGCCGGCGCTTCCGTAAGGGACAATTTATAAAATGTCTATTGCCGGGCGGCGCCCGGGCCGATATACTCTCCAGGGGCGGCGAAGGGGCCTCCTTCGCGACGCCCTTTCAATGAAGAGGGGGAGGCACACATGGCCCGGAAACTGGCGGCGATCCTGGCGCTTCTGGCTTCGGGGGCGGCGGCGACGGGCTGCGTCACCGGAGATCTTCAGCGAAAAGTGGACGACCTGACGCGGGAACGCGAGGATCTGGAGCGCCAGAAGGCCCAGGTGGAGGCGGATCTTCTGGCCTGCAAGGCCCGCTGCGAGGCCCTCGAGCGCCGGGCGGCCGCCCCGGCGCCGCGCGCGCCCGGAGTGACGAGCACCCCCTATGAAGTTCCCGGCGAGCTTCAGGGCAAGGTGGACATCCGCCGCCGCGGCGACGACACCGTGATCGGCATCCCCGGCGACGTCTTCTTCGCCAGCGGATCGGCCGCCTTGAGCTCCGCCGGAGAGCGGACCATGAGCCAGGTGGTCGCCTACATCCGCAAGCATCATCCGGGCGCCGTCCTTCGCGTCGAGGGGCATTCCGACACCGATCCCATCCGCCGGACGCGGAACCGGTATCACTGCAACTGGGAGCTCTCCTTCGAGCGGGCCCATGCGGTCCTGCACTACCTGATCGAGAAGGGCGGCTTCGACCCCCGGCAGGTCGTCTGCGAGGCGTACGGCGAGTATCACCCGCAGGACGCCTCCAACAAGTCCCGCAACCGCCGCGTCGAGATCGTCGTGGCCCGACCCTGACGCCGCGGGGGGGTGCGATTGACACCCCCTGCGGGCACGGCTATAATCGCGCTCCTGATCGGCCGGAACGAGGCGTGGCGCCAGGCGCCGGCCGCTTACCCCCGGTGAGCGAGGCCGCTTCCCTCCCCGGCGGAACCGTGTCCCCGGCGCTTCCGGTAAGCCGCCCGCCCTGGACACGGACTCGGCACGAACGGGCTGATCGGAGGAGATTCCGGGAATGCCCAAGTACGAGACCAAGGACATCCGCAACGTCGTCTTCGTGGGACACAACGCCTCGGGGAAGACGACGCTCGCCGACGCGCTTCTCTTCAAAGGCAAGGCCGCCCCGCGTCTGGGCTCCGTGGACGAAGGCACGAGCGTCTTCGACTTCGAGCCCGAGGAGCGCGAGCGGAAGGTCTCGATCGACCTGGCCGTGGCCTCCGTGAACGTCCAAGGCCGCGAGATCAACCTCCTGGACGCCCCGGGCTACCCTGATTTCATCGGCGAGGCCATCTGCGGCCTGCACGCCGCGGAGACGGCGGTGCTCTGCGTCCATGCGGTCGACGGCATCCGCGTCAACACCCGCAAAATGTGGGAGCTGGCGGCGGGGCTGGGCGTCGCGCGGATCATCGCGGTCAACAAGATGGACTCGGAGAACGTGAAGTTCGCCGAGCTCGTGGGGGCCCTGCGCGAAACCTTCGGGCGCGAATGCGTCCCGGTCTTCCTTCCCGTGGGCTCGGGCGGGAGCCTGAAAGGCGTGGTGAATCTTCTGGCCCAGCCCGAAGCGGCGCCGGCCGAGTACAAGGATCTCGCCCAGGAGGCGCGCGAGAAGCTCATGGAGAGCGACGACGCCCTTCTCGAAAAATACCTCGAGGGCCAGACGGTGACCCCCGCGGAGCTGGCGCGGGCGCTGCCCCGCGCGATCGCGCAGGGAAGAATCGTCCCCATCGTCTGCACGTCGGCCAAGAAGGACGTGGGGGTGGCCGAGTTCCTCGAGTTCCTGGCGCAGTTCGCGCCGTCGCCCCTGGAGGCGCCCTCCAAGAAGGGGATCGACCCGGCCAAGAAAGCGGAGGCCGTCCACGCTCCGGACGGGCCGCTTTCGGGCCAGGTCTTCAAGTCCATCGCCGACCCCTTCGTTCAGAGGCTTTCCTACGTCCGCGTCTATTCGGGAACGCTTCCGGGGGATCAGCCGCTCTACAACCAGCGCGTGGGCAAAGCGGGACGCATCGGCGGCATGTTCAAGCCGTTCGGCAAGGAGCAGCGGCCGTGCGCGTCGGCCGTGGCGGGGGACATCGTGTGCGTGACCAAGGTGGAGGAGCTCAACACCTGCGACACGGTCTGCGACCCCGCGCACCCGATCCAGTACCCGCCCTTTGTGTTCCCGGCCTCGATGGTGTCGCTGGCGGTCGAGCCCAAGACCAAACAGGACCTGGCGCGGATGTCGGAGTCCCTTCAGAAGATGGCCGATTCGGACCCGACCTTCAAATTCTCCCGGGACGCCTCGACCGGGGAGCTCGTGATCACCGGCCGTTCGAAGCTGCACATCGAGATCATCCTGGCGCGCCTGAAGCGCAAGTTCGATGTCCAGGTCAACACCAAGGCGCCGAAGCTGGCGCTCAAGGAGACGGTGCTGCAGGCGGCCGAGGGACACCACAAGCACAAGAAGCAGACCGGCGGCCACGGCCAGTACGGCGAGGTGTACCTGCGCCTGCGGCCCGCCGAGCGGGGCGCGGGGTTCCGGTTCGTGGACGCCGTCACCCAGGGGCGCATTCCCCAGCAGTTCATGCCCGCGGTCGAGAAGGGGATCCGCAAGACGCTCGAGAAAGGGGTCCTGGCGGGCTACCCCGTGGTGGACGTGGAGGTGGAAGTGTACGACGGCTCGTATCACGAGGTGGACTCGGGTCCGGCCTCCTTCGAGCTGGCGGGCTCCAAGGCCTTCAAGGACGCCTTCATGAAGGCCCGGCCGGTCCTTCTCGAGCCCATCGTCAACATCGAGGTGACCGTTCCCTCCCGCTTCATGGGCGACATCACCGGCGATCTGAACTCGCGGCGGGGTAGAATCCAGGGTATGGATACGCAGGGCAACCTCCAGGTCGTCCGGGCCCAGATTCCCCTGATGGAGATCATGGACTACGAAACCCAGCTGCGTTCGGTGACCGGAGGAGAGGGCTCGTACTCGATCGACCCGTCGCATTACGACGTGCTTCCGCAGCGCATCGCCGAGTCGGTCATCGCCAAGGCTCAGAAGGTCGAGGAGGAAGAAGACTAATGGTCAGCCTCGAGGAACTGCTGCAGCTTCTCGTCCAGCGGGGAGGCTCCGATCTGCACATCACGGCCGGATCGCCGCCGCGGATCCGGGTGGACGGGAAGCTCATCCCCACGGAGTTCGACACGCTGACCAAGGAGGAGTCCCAGAAGATCGTCTACGGGGTCCTTTCGGAGGACCAGATCGCGCGCTTCGAGAAGGATCTGGAGCTGGACTTCTCGTTCGGCGTGGACAACCTGGGGCGGTTCCGCACGAACGTCTTTCTCCAGCGGGGCTCGGTGGGGGCCGTCTTCCGGCTGGTGCCCCACGCGATCCGCGGGTTCGACGACCTGGGGCTGCCGCGCAAGGTCTGTACCGATCTCTGCGACCAGCCGCGGGGCCTGGTGCTGGTGACCGGGGCCACGGGCTCCGGGAAGTCCACCACGCTCGCTGCGATGATCGACTACATCAACTCGACGGGCAACTACCACATCATGACGATCGAGGACCCGATCGAGTTCGTGCACAAGAACAAGAATTCGCTCGTCAACCAGCGCGAGGTCGGGTCCGACACCCACGGGTTCAAGGAATCCCTGCGCCACGTGCTGCGCCAGGATCCGGACGTGGTGCTCATCGGCGAGATGCGGGACCTCGAGACGATCGAGGCGGCCCTCACGATCAGCGAGACGGGGCACCTGACCTTCGCGACGCTGCACACCTCGGACGCGGTCCAGACGATCAACCGCATCGTGGACGTCTTCCCGGCGCATCAGCAGCAGCAGGTGCGCACGCAGCTGTCGTTCGTCCTCAACGCGATCTTCTGCCAGCAGCTCGTGCCCAAGTCCAACGGAAAGGGCCGGGCCCTGGCCTGCGAGATCCTCCTGGCCAACCCCGCGGTCCGCTCCCTCATCCGCGAGAACAAGGCCCACCAGGTCTACTCGATCATGCAGGTGTCCGGAAAGCTCGGCATGAAGACGATGAACCAGTCGCTCTACGAACTTTACAAAGGCGGACACTTGACGTTCGAAGACGCGATACAATATTCGGGCGATGTCGAGGACCTGAAGAAAACGTTCCAGCGCGGGTAGCGTTCCCGCGCGGGGGAGGCCCCCGCGGGCGCGACCGGGGGGTGGCATCCGGGAATGGCACAGATCGCGAAACTCGTCCGCCGCAAGCTCGGCGAAATCCTCGTCGACGAGGGCGTCCTCAAGGAGGACCAGGTCCAGGAGGCCCTCCGGCGGCAGCGCGTGACCGGGGAGCTCTTCGGAGAGGCCCTCGTCCAGCTGGGCTACCTCACGGAAATGGACATCGCCCGCACCATCGTCAAGCAGTTCGGGCTTCCGTACATGGACGCCTCCCGGTACCGCATCTCCAAGGAGGCGTTCCAGCTCGTGCCGACCGACCTCATGCTGCAGAATCAGTTCGTCGTGCTCGACCGGATCGGCAAGACCCTCATCGTCGCCGTGGCCGGCGTCCTGAGCGCCGACGTGCTCGAGAAGCTCGAGAAGCTCGTGCAGGGGCAGGTGTTCGTCTACGTGTCCACGTCCAGCCAGGTCCAGGCGGCCCTGGCGAAACTCCTGCCCCAGAACAAGGCCGCCGCCCCGGCGGGGAAGAAATAGCCATGGCCCTCAAGGACAAGTTCTACCCCCGGCTGCGCCGCATCGTCGTCAAACACGGCCTCCTCGACGAGGCCAAGGCCGACGAGGCCGCCGCCGCCGCCGAGAAGGAAAACAAGTCCTTCGCCGACGTCCTCCTGGAAAAGCAGTTCGTCGACGAGATGAGCTATCTGTCGGCCCTTTCGATCGAGACCAACATTCCCCCCGTCGACGTCGAGAAGATGACCTGGGACGAGGACGCCCTCAAGGTCATCAACGAGGAACTCGCCCAGTACTACGGGGTCCTTCCCCTGTCCAAGATCGGCAACGTCCTGACGCTCGCCGTGGGCAATCCCTTCGACATCCTCAAGCTCGACGACGTGCGGACGCTGACGAACTGCGACCTGCGGCCGGTCGTCTCGAGCGAGCGAAGCATCCGCCAGGCCATCAAGAAGGCCTATAACCGCGACGCCGAGCAGATGGAAAAGGTCCTCGGCGACCTCGAGGAGAAGACGGGCGACGCCGAGGTCGAGATCAAGAAGGAGCAGGACGAGGAGCAGATCGATCTGTCGGCCATCTCGGACGCCACGGGCGAGTCGCCCGTCATCAAGCTCGTCAACATGATCATCGTTCAGGCGCTCCGCCAGGGCGCCAGCGACATCCACATCGAGCCGTTCGAGAAGACCGTGCGCATCCGCTACCGCATGGACGGCGTGCTCAAGGAGCAGGTCGCGCCGCCCAAGTCGATGATCAACTCGATCATCTCGCGCATCAAGATCATGTCCAACCTCGACATCGCGGAGCGGCGGATCCCCCAGGACGGCAAGTTTCAGGTGAAGTTCGAGGGTCGGCAGGTCGACTTCCGCGTGTCGATCCTGCCGACGATCCACGGCGAAAAGGCCGTGCTCCGCGTGCTCGACTCGTCGAGCCTCAACATCGGCATCGACAAGCTCGGGTTCGAACCGGAGGCCGAGCGCCTCTTCCGCAAGTCGATCGCCGCGTCGTACGGCATGGTGCTCGTGACGGGTCCCACCGGCTCGGGAAAGTCCACCACCCTCTACGCGTCGCTGCGCGAGGTCCTCAACCCCGAGGAAAACGTCTGCACCGTCGAGGATCCGGTCGAGTACCAGCTCGAAGGCGTCATCCAGGTGCCCGTCAACGTCAAGCGCGGCCTCACGTTCGCCGCCGCCCTCCGAAGCCTGCTCCGGCAGGACCCGGATACGATCATGATCGGCGAAATCCGCGACTTCGAGACCGCCGACATCTGCGTCAAGGCGGCCATCACGGGCCACCTCGTCTTTTCGACCCTCCACACCAACGACGCCGCCAGCGCCATCACGCGTCTCGTGGACATGGGAATCGACCCGTTCATGGTGGCCTCCTCGTGCATCCTCGTGGCCGCTCAGCGCCTGTGCCGAAAGCTGTGCGACCGCTGCAAGGCGCCCGTCGAGGCCCTGCCCCCGAAGGAGGATCTCCTCAAGATCGGATTCCGTCCCGAGGACGACATCAAGCTCTGGAAGGCCGTCGGATGCCCCCAGTGTTCCAACGGGTACCGCGGCCGGTTCGCGATCCTCGAGGCGCTCGAGGTGGACGAGGACATCCGGCGCCTGATCATCGAGCGCCGTTCGTCGATCGACATCAAGAACTACGCCGTGCAGAAGAAGGGGATGCTCACGCTGCGCCGGTGCGGCGTTCTGAATGCCATGCGGGGCCGTACCTCCCTGGAGGAAGTCCTCCGCATGACGATGGGCGACGAGTAGGAACGGCGCGCCCCGGCGGCGCCGAGGGCTGTTTACAACGGCGCTTTTCGGGGTACACTGGTGGAGTGCGGCCGTGCCGCCCACGCCCCGGCCGGCCTGAGGAGGGTGCACGATGGCTGTCTACGCGTACGCCGCCAAGACTGCGGACGGCAAGAAGGTCGACGGCGTCATCCGCGCCGCCGACCGGAACGCCGCTCAGGCGGAACTGCGCCGCAAAAACCTCCAGGTCGCCTCCCTCGTCGAACAGAAGGGAGGCGCCCGGAAACGCGGCCTCTTCGGGCCCCCGCGGCCCCACGTCCGGACCAAGGACATCGCCGTCATGACCCGCCAGCTGTCCACCATGATCAGCGCGGGCATCCCCCTGCTGGAGTCCCTCGAAATCCTCCACGAACAGGCGAGCGACGCGGGCTTCAAGCTGGTCCTCGACCGGGTCATCGAACGCGTCCGCGGCGGAAGCGACTTTTCCACCGCCCTCTCGGAACACCCCAAGCTCTTCACCAAGATCTACGTGAACATGATCAAGGCCGGCGAGGCGTCCGGCCAGCTCGACGTGATCCTCCAGCGCCTGGCCGATTACATGGAGTCGATCGAGGAGCTCAAGCGGGAAATCAAGGCCGCCATGACGTACCCCGTCATCTCCCTGTGCCTCATCCTTGCCATCACGATCGGCCTGATCGTCGGAATCGTCCCCAAGTTTCAGGAAATCTTCATTCAGCTTCAGATGAAGGAGTTGCCCGCGCCTACGCAGATCCTCCTCAACATCAGCGAGTTCATGCGCAATCAGTTCCTCGCCTGCATCGGCATCGTCGTGGCGATCGGCGTCTCCTTTTTCCTCTACATCCGCACCAAGACCGGCCGCCGCCACTGGGACTGGTTTCTTCTGCACGCCCCGGTCTTCGGGCCGCTCTTCCGGAAAGTGGCCATCTCCCGTTTCTCCCGCACCTTCGCGACCCTGATCCAGTCCGGCGTTCCCATGCTCGGGGCCCTCGACATCGTCGCCTCCACCGCGGGGAACGTTATCGTCGAGGACGCCGTCCTCAAGGCCCGCGACGCCGTCTCCAAGGGCGAAACCCTGGGCGACCCGCTGGCGGCCACCAAGGTCTTCCCGCCCATGGTCACCCGCATGATCTCCATCGGCGAAAAGACCGGCGCCCTCGAAAAACTCCTCATGAAGATTTCCGAGTTCTACGACCAGGAGGTCCGCGCCACCGTCAAGGCGCTCACCTCCCTGATCGAGCCGCTGCT
Proteins encoded in this window:
- the groL gene encoding chaperonin GroEL (60 kDa chaperone family; promotes refolding of misfolded polypeptides especially under stressful conditions; forms two stacked rings of heptamers to form a barrel-shaped 14mer; ends can be capped by GroES; misfolded proteins enter the barrel where they are refolded when GroES binds); translated protein: MAKQMMFDEEARRKLLAGMRKLAGTVRVTLGPSGRNVILEKKSGAPQATKDGVTVSKEIELEDPFENMGAKVANAAADKTNDVAGDGTTTSAVLAEAIYTEGLKALGVGANPAHLKRGIDRAVEAAVEEIRRLARPVRGAEDYRHVALIASHYDESVADLVAKAMEKAGRDGVITVEESKGFETTVELVEGLQFDKGYVSPYFINKPDSLSAEYEDVYILLTDRKISNVREFVPILEQVAQTGRPLLIVAEDVEGEALAALVVNRLRGVIQAVAVKAPAFGDRRKAMLQDMAILTGGKVVSEDLGIKLESLRLQDLGRAKRVKVEKERTTIIGGEGDKKAIEARIEELRSSIRKTTSDYDREKFEERLAKLVGGVAILKVGGATEAEMKERKYRVEDAVHAVKAAAQEGVVPGGGVTLVRAAQAIEKLALSGDEAVGAKVVARACEAPLAAIAANAGHDPSYVLAEVRERGGSAGFDAAAGRFVDMFEAGILDAAKVTRSAIQNAASAASMLLTSRAVVVELKEKKKAVAGAVK
- the dnaJ gene encoding molecular chaperone DnaJ is translated as MKGTRVEERKDYYELLGVGRNATTDEIRAAYRKLALKYHPDRNPGDKEAEKKFKEISEAYDVLSDDERRRLYDQYGHEGLRGHAVRDFQTASFQDIFEAFSDIFGEESVFGDFFGMGRGRRAARRGASLRVDLEVEFHEAALGARKAVEVVRRELCGTCRGTGSKPGTEPAACATCGGRGIVARNAGFFMLQQTCPSCGGEGRRIVHPCAECRGQGTVRTRREIEIEIPAGIEDGTRIRLAGQGEASRDGGPPGDLYVDVAVRPHAFFRREENDIYCEVPISFAQAALGAEIEVPTLTGKAPLKIPRGTPSGTLLRLRGLGVTDVRGRGRGDQVVRVVVHVPAKLTRRQEELLREFEQIEKEQSSKKNLWERFFGKGASSHDEG
- a CDS encoding nucleotide exchange factor GrpE, with the protein product MMKDRQEGNEPVMMEERKPEEPGPEGPAGAAEKSREGGDPVAALEKARAEIAALQEKAAKAEEYLDLARRAKADFVNYQDRVRRERQEWTRQAVEQFVREFLSAMDAFPLARFDDPKLVEAIRVIEREFLRILAKFEVVPMETAGKAFDPLYHEAVGVEERADVPEGTILEEVRRGWMIGDRVLRPASVRIARRPPPQNGAAEGEAPAGESR
- a CDS encoding DNA-directed RNA polymerase subunit alpha C-terminal domain-containing protein — its product is MAATGETLDLKEFLASDELTPERLHEVRREVHSHVDLRAQVEAVVADFGEVARKLASENKAEVRRGTAHWLIGRSEDAARILKPLRASKERSYVLGVSLLEAGRPVEALEPLKEAYDADASDPWISGAYCEAKIRAGLLDEAEAHVDRLVKKGAGARAWYLKGLLADVRGFHEEAQEAYEKALETEPGHPESLFRLAYILDLRGEDSRALELYEQLRKLRPMHVNTMMNLGVLYEDRGDYERAAQCYQSVLDYFPTHARAQLYLKDAQASMTMFYDEEAARREAKLQQVLAQPVAEISFSPRVRNALQKLGVTTLGDLVNKSEEELLAVPNFGRTSLRELKEFLSSKGLGLAGQGGPAAGAAPSGMSAAESAEGAASDAGDEVLAKKLADFEWSGRIRKVFEKLGLVTVGDLLQKTEKDLLKSKNLGVTSIKEIRKKLGQLGVSMKPE
- a CDS encoding prepilin peptidase, whose protein sequence is MGEAERALFQVFATLFGLVVGSFLNVCIFRLPRNCMSVAGPRSRCPRCLRTISWYDNIPVLSWLALRGRCRFCRAPISVRYAAVELLTGALFAWAAARLLWGPRDPGAREAALFLVHAWFLASMIVCTFIDLDFRILPDEVTLSGTAIGIAVSAAFPFLHERGLPAAIPNPHLAALAASTLGAGVGAGVLWGVGVLGKLVFRKEAMGFGDVKYMAMIGSVLGWKGVLLTFVLACLVGSIVGVGKYLAVRRMGYVPFGPFLSAGALAMLLVPEWVDRAIRAYLDLLRGPALP
- a CDS encoding OmpA family protein, yielding MARKLAAILALLASGAAATGCVTGDLQRKVDDLTREREDLERQKAQVEADLLACKARCEALERRAAAPAPRAPGVTSTPYEVPGELQGKVDIRRRGDDTVIGIPGDVFFASGSAALSSAGERTMSQVVAYIRKHHPGAVLRVEGHSDTDPIRRTRNRYHCNWELSFERAHAVLHYLIEKGGFDPRQVVCEAYGEYHPQDASNKSRNRRVEIVVARP